The Solanum dulcamara chromosome 2, daSolDulc1.2, whole genome shotgun sequence region TTGACTTATTCCCCTCGATGAACTCCAAATCACGAACATCAACCCATTCACCACCACTATGTTCCGAGAAGTATACACTACAGAGCTCCCCTGAAAAATTGCTAATACGAAGAGTATAATGCTCCCAATCACAAACGTGTTCGCCTACTCTATTCAGGGAAAGATTTATCAAACCTACTTTGAGTGTAGCCGGTCCATTGAAGGGGCAAAAAATCCACATTGCAATGTCAGTGAATGTTCCTCCTTCAGCTGGTTTAACATGAACATAGAGCTCCGCGGTCTCAATCTTACCACATTTGACAGTGTGTCTATTTTCAACATCTATACTAGGCAAATCAAGCCAATATTTCCCATCATTTCGTCCGCCTGCAGGCAAGTTTGAGCCTTTCGCATCAATAACAATACCATTGTCCTTACCGTCTTTAAATAGAAGAGCTCCGTTTGTGAAAAACCATGGAACGGATGAGGGCAAGTAAATTTCGTCAGGATGGAAATAAACAGTAGGTCCATAGTGCTCGATGAGAGCATGGACCTGCTCAAGATTGGGCATTGCCTGTAGAGACGAGTCGAGATTCTTCAAACATGCCACGGCGAGGTCATCGCCTTTAGTGAACCTCATACTGCAGAAGAACGTCCCAACCGAGACCCCTCTACATAACATGCCCCTCTTGCAAGGTCTAGTTTTCCAAACTTGAAATTGGatctttgaaaaaaatgaattttcacTAAAAACAACTTCATAAGTCTCACAACTCTCTGTAAGATCTGTGCGGACACATCTAACTTCATCAAGATTTGGTTCATTAGGCTCAGCAGTAGCCACAAAGCCCATTGCTTTATAACCAACTGGAGCATTTGGAAGCCAGATGTAACCAACTTCCTTAAAAAGGGAATTCGCGCTATGAACTAAAGCGTAGTTCATTGGCTTTGCAAGAGCAGGAAGCTTGGAAGTCGAATCTTGAAGCGATTTTTTCAGCTTCAAATCTTTGACAGCAAGAACATAGCCGGTTATGTTCTTCTCATCATCTGGCTGACAGTAGTGACCAACGATCGAAAATCCTTGTGGAATTTCATCTGGTTTATAGAATGAGACTGATtttgattttccaaaaaatgGAGTACAACTCCAAATTTTCTTAAACTTGGTGATTTGAACAGCTTCAATTTCACCTAGGCATATTTTTCCTTTAGCAAATCCTTTACCTACACAGAGACAATATTCCCATTTAAGCAAATAGAGAAACCATAGCACAATTTTTACTCTCTCTGTTCTTTCAAAAATACTTGATACCTATGTTGCTCGAACTCTTCAGATATGCGGACAAGTTCATGTTGGATCCTCTGAAAGTAGCGCGTATATCGAGGATTGCACACAAGTGCGTCAACAATTTTTGGAGAGCTCGAGCAACATAGCTTGATACAAACAATGTGATCGACTATATAAATATTCACGCACCGTGACCATATTCACTTGAGAGAGATTGTTGCCACATGAAAATGTGAACTTCACAACAACTACGCCTAAATCCCAAACAAGTTGGGTCGGCTATATGAACTCTCATCGATCatatttctctttaaaattatCTCAAGCCAATATTATACAAAGTaaaattactactactactagaAGTTATTTTCTATCTTTCATTTTTTGGCAACTGTAAAATTCTGTATATTCTAATATCGTTAATTTAAGACCACACTATTCAAAAATCTTATATATCTTCTTAAAACTTCGTGTCAGTTTTTAGCTCAAATCAACCATCTACCTCGTAGAGATAGAGAATCTGTTTCCGATAGCCCTCCCTTAAAAGATTAAATTACAAATACTAGAATTTATTCTCTACT contains the following coding sequences:
- the LOC129881129 gene encoding hypothetical protein At1g04090-like, giving the protein MFGRDCCCWDSATDYSHVEIEPQSFILPSPIPQWPQGKGFAKGKICLGEIEAVQITKFKKIWSCTPFFGKSKSVSFYKPDEIPQGFSIVGHYCQPDDEKNITGYVLAVKDLKLKKSLQDSTSKLPALAKPMNYALVHSANSLFKEVGYIWLPNAPVGYKAMGFVATAEPNEPNLDEVRCVRTDLTESCETYEVVFSENSFFSKIQFQVWKTRPCKRGMLCRGVSVGTFFCSMRFTKGDDLAVACLKNLDSSLQAMPNLEQVHALIEHYGPTVYFHPDEIYLPSSVPWFFTNGALLFKDGKDNGIVIDAKGSNLPAGGRNDGKYWLDLPSIDVENRHTVKCGKIETAELYVHVKPAEGGTFTDIAMWIFCPFNGPATLKVGLINLSLNRVGEHVCDWEHYTLRISNFSGELCSVYFSEHSGGEWVDVRDLEFIEGNKSIVYASRNGHASFPHPGCYLQGNTKLGIGVRNDCAKSKYYVDSSSKYRIIAAEYLGEGTVVEPPWLQYMREWGPTIEYKSGYEVDEIIKHLPSFFRFSVETLVELFPTELYGEAGPTGPKEKNNWFGDERW